The window TGGTTGGCCTTGGCCAGGTAACCCACGGGGCCACTGTTCAAGGGGGTCTCCGCAGTTTCCCACCCTTGGACAGATTGTGAAAGTCTTTGGAGTGGTCAAAAATATGAACGTGTCTGGGCTGTTTTCTCGCAGAAGTTATCAATGGGTGGGGAGCTTGGCTGGGGTCAGACCAACACGTGTTGCAGTCATGTTGTAAGCTCAGTGAGGCAGACAAAAGTGACTGTTATGAAAGCAATTTTGAACAATATGTGTATAGACAATGAAAAACTCCAGCATACACAAGTTTGTCCAAACAAGAGCAGCTGGCCTTATGTTCTTTCAAAATGAGAAAAACAGACTAATCATGAAATTAGAGGTCTTTATTAAAAAGTACTACATCTTATGAAAATACTTAAAGGTATAGCATACCGGAATACAACAAGATGTGATGTAATGCCTTCTGAGTGTAATTCAAATTCTAAACAAGAATATTTCATGATGTGAGCTAAACATGAACGCTTCTAACCAAAAACAAGCATTCTGATAAGAGGTATTTTAAAACTGAATGATCAATGCAGTCAACCTAAAAGCAGCAGGCTTAGCGCAACCACAAACAAGTGCTTTAATCCAGTTAGTCAAAGCTATTGATAAGAATAATTACAACTTCTCAGCTGTAAATTATAAATGCCTAATAATTTGAAGGAACTTATTTTCACATTCCATCTTCATCTTgaatgaaatttattgaaaatttcCCCACAAAATATGCAATGGTAAGCGCACTGTTTTACCTGGTGTTTGTGTTGAAATGCCCTAGTCCCCGacgtcttttttattttcttccTTAATATATTAATTTTCACAGGTGCAATATGAAAATAGACTAATACATGGTCTATGTCGAACATTGCCACACATCCTGACCATAAGCAAGAGGCATCATCCACATGCCTAACCTGAGATGAAGAAAGTGGATTTCTACTGTATTTAAAAACAAGAAGTAGTAAGACAATTTGTTTTCTAATTATTGGAGtttaaatgcaaaatgatccaTCACTAAAAATCATCGAAATTTCCAAAAAACATCAAGATTGCCACTGGAGGTTCCACCGAAAAATAGACATTGGCTTTTGCTGTTTTCTCGAAACTAGAAATGAATAAGGAGCATTTTGTATCCAAGCTCATCTTCATTGTTGGTAATTCTAATACAACTAGTAGTCAGATGACAGCAAGATGAATCACAAAGGCACGAATGTCCTTGAATTTCTACTTGCCGAAAAGGATTCTGGCAAATTTGATGTCAACTTTCGACGGTCCGTAACTGGCATATTCATTTGAATCACCACCACGCTGTTTACATTGGATTctaccaaaaactcattactttgaAGTACCAGGTAATGACATTTTGATTCTACTGGTTATATTGGAAGAATAAACAAAGCTGGAATGACAGCCATTTGATTCACtcatacaacatgtacatcCAGATACATGAATCACTGAGTCCTCAAAAAATTAACTGACCTGTACATTTCATATCTATACAACAAGTAGATATTATATATTTACATTTTCAAAGAAACTATATACATGTTTATGTACAATATAGCTACATTCTTGAAAGCAGTGAAAAATAAAGCATGGATGAATAAGGGAGGAAGGTAAATTTCTTTGTACTTGGTTTTTATTTCTCGAGTGAAAAATTAATGATTTCGAATTTTTTAGTGTTAATATATTATCTTCACCACTCAGTCACCAACATTATGGTAACCTTTGTTTTTGTCTTGAAAGGGCAACAGTGGAGTTCTTTCTGCTGAATAGGATTTTCTGTAAGGCAGAGTCCGAAGTGTTTTGATGACGGAATGGCAGTAATGTCGGAAGGTTCACGGTCACTGCAGACTCTTTCGATTGTGACATCCATTCCCGGTGGAATCAACCAGCTATCACAAGCAGTGTTGAGGCATTGAATGACTTAGATCTACATGGTTTGCCAATGAGGGTGTTTATACCTCATGATAAATATCTATTTCCTTCACGGATTGGATTCAACAGAAGACCCACACTCAGCAGAGAGACTCTTCCACCACAAGTACATTTACAAACAACAAATTGAACCTTTCCTGAAAAGAGGAAGTTACTGGGACCCTTATTTATCCAAGTGTGCATACTGTATGTGCagtttcaaacattttcttgtCCCAGATGGCGTAGCGCAGTCCCTGCTATGCTTTGGGTACGTAGTCATTATTATGGTGCGTGACTGTCAGAGAGGAGGAATTGTATTATTCTTATCAAATTTCTCAGATATCTTGTAGTTTGATACCGAGTAGCTATCATAACAGAAAACAATCATTACTAAGGCCATAGAAATGCAAGCAATCTTCTGATTTGTTAGCGAAAAAGTGTTCCCCATTATCTATTCATCTGTGTCTACCAATTATATACAGCAGTGATGAAAGATATGCTACACGTGTGCTAGCCATATAAAACAAACAAATCCCTGAGTTAACGTAACGTATAGGGCTGATAGAGGAACCGAAATGGGCGCTACCTTAACTAACACCTAGGTCTGCCCGACATCAGCACTGATAGAGGTTTCATGATGGCGACTTCAATTAAGATACCAGTTATGGGCCAAAATAGAGCTGCTGGAATTCTTAGTTGCTGGTGAAATTTGAGGCAAAAGGAACTGAAAGGAGTGCCGTCGATTCCTATGAAattattttgacaaaagattcTGACAAATTGAAATTGTGGCCTGAAACTGATATATTCATTTGAATCCCCGAGAGGTTTGGATAAAAAAATCTTAAGTGTTCTGAGAAAACATTGAATTATTTTGGATCACCCTTTTTAGAATTATTTGTCACATTGACAACAATGCCATAGAAATGTACTGGTTCATATACTGAATGATGCACATTTAAAGGGGGAAAATAGGCACGAGCCAGATATGTCAGATTAAAGTAAAACGAAGTCgctgataggggtctctcttatCTCTGAGTACATGAAAACTACTCACACTTATCTCTGAATAAAACACACAACCCACAGCCCTTAGCTCCAGTCCATCACCCCCTCCAAGATTCTGAGTCTACTTTCTCTACCTAGTTGAAACTGCTTCGAGATTATTCTACCAGGACTCAGATTTCTACTCTAATCCTATGGCAATACGAAACTGGCTGtacaaaatagaacaaaatcCCTACAACAGACAGTGAGAACAtaaaggagagaaaaaaattctaGGAACGGAACTTACAGAAGTATTTGATCATAGTAACCAGCGGTGTGAAACACAATTCCATGACTAATACTTTTTAAGGCAACTATATCAAATGGAGGAATTCGTTTTTTGATATGTATTGTTATGGCTGAAAACATTTAATCAGTTTGGCAGGATGGTCGAATCATTTTACATATTTCCTGACATCTCGGTGTAAGATAAGAGGGCTGTTGTCTGCATTACAATAAGTGTCCAGTAACTTAGGAAGCCTAGCTATCATTTACTCAAAGTTAAATCCAAGATAGCCACTGGCTGGTCTGTGGACGCCTGCAATTGTGATATTAGACAGCAACTCCGTTATCTTTCATCCAGATTTCATGAAATATGCCAGGACACTGTTGAGGATGACCTATGGAATACTTGAATGGTGCTGGAATCCCCCAATTTAACTTTAAGGACTCAACAAGTTACTCCATAAGTAACAGGCCTGTTCGGAAACACTTCAGATCAGCCAATGTGGCCAGGCTATAACTAGGAAATCATGATATACTGTCTTGAGGACATTTTTGTGTCCCCTCTTGGTATATAAGCTACTGTACTCTGTAGTGATGCATTATACAATCAAATTATCTGTACAATGCAGAGATGCATTGTAAAGATACTATCAGGCCCCCTGCTCTCTCCTTTGACAATATGGTTTGATTATGTGCCTGAAGATGATCACTTTTTATGCTGCCTTTATTTCACATTTATCCAAGTGTCCACATCTCCAGACATTAACCAAATTAACACAGAAATATTCCTGAAACTACCAGCCACAATAGAACGCCTCGAGTGTCCATATCACATAGCTCAACTAGGGGCTGAATAGTTGTGAAGGCCAAACTTTGGCGAAGTTTATGTCCTGTGTTGTGAGACACAATCATAACAATCTTTAATTTGGAATGACAAGAGATATGTAGATTTCTTCGAATTGTGTCAATCCTTGTCATGGAAGAAGACGGCCGTGGTTCCAGTCATATATCACAGCATGCGGTCCAGACTTGGATTCAATCttatcctacatgtatatgcgacCGATGAATCCATAACTTTCAGTCATTTCTATTCCCGTCATCCTTGTCCATGACTGTAGGTGTAGTGTTGTTGAGTCCATGATATCACAGGTTTCAATTCGGACTTGAACTACACCAGGAAATCCTTGACTCTACCATCCAGACTACACCAGGAAATCCTTGACTCTACCATCCAGACTACACCAGTAAATCCTTGACTCTACCATCCAGACTACACCAGGAAATCCTTGACTCTACCATCCAGTCTCTTTGCACTGCGTAATGTTTCTGCGAAAGTATCCACGGAATCTGGCGTTGTCAACATATTTGATCTTAGTACTCATCAAGGGGACGGTGATCATCTTACAACCTGACTCAGCTGACGGCCACGTCGGTATGGATTGTTTGGCGTCTGGGACGGAACTGAAAAgatttcaaaacattatttagCGGCAAAATTGCAATGGCAAgttcagtaaaacctctctctatcaaggacaccattgggactgagAGGTGGGAGATTCTTGCAGAGGTTGTTGCAGATTCCACAGTGTGATTGTATGGAGAATCTAACACACCGCATATcttaagaaaaaaaacaacagttGAATCAAACTTGGGTCATAATCTGACTTTGACCCTTAAAAAAAGAACCATAGGCAGGAGCCTGGTAGGTCAGATAAAGTGACCAAAGGAAGCTGGTTCTCATCATGCAACATCCAGATGCAATACGGCATTGCATATTGGCCTGCTTGGATGAGTCACCGCTGCTGGGTCAGGCAGCAATTTCCTACCTTTAAAGGCTTATTTGTCACTATGGCCAACTTTACAAATCAAACCGTTAAAATTTCACACCTATACACCAGTGATACCAACTCCCAGTGTTACCAACTCAGTCACTCTGAATTCAGTGCAAAGCTTGAGGGATGGACGGAAGTGAGGGAATGTTCAAACCAAAGGTGCACGAGCAATTGAGAGGCTATGCACCTTTTACAACCCTGATTTCAAAAGTGCAATCACAGTTTGAGTCCCGAATGGTGCAGTTTCCCTAACACAAGTATGGAAACCACAACCACTTTCTCATAGAGTTTGATAACGTGAATCCATATTGTGACATCGACCCATCACTCGTGATGAAAAAATCAACATCCACACTGATGTGAATTTCAGTATTGGCACATGGAAGTAAAAGATGGTGAATGAATAGGGTACCAGCAAAACTGCGTCTGCTATTAATCGGCACTGTCACTTGGCTATTTCATTGCAGTAACGGAGTTGACATGATCATTTTATGCCTACCCTAGAGAAAATCAGTGTCGCCTACTGGGTGCTGATAACCTATTCATTGAGGTGTGCTTGGGGTAGGGATGCATCAAAGGGAATTGGGCAATTTGTAGGAGTGGCACAAACTTGGGGATATGACAATTTTAATAAGATAGTGACAAACTGAAACAAGGCAAACCACTCTCGGCAACGAAAATTAACCGCGAACTAAAACTAGGGATCTTGTTAGCATGAAAAGATAATCAAGCAGAATTCAAGTTGTAGGCATACTCAGACTTACCCCCTaaaacaaatttgctgaaacatcGTACGTGGAGAGTAAAGCTAGGAAGGGGAAGGATTTGGGAGAGCAGAAGAGGACTTTGCTAGTACTTTTTATTGAAGGTAGTCCAAGATCCCTAGTTAAGCTGCCGAATATCAAAAAGGTGCAGATTTATGTCACCTGGTACGAATTGGCACAATATCCGGACCCACAAACATTTGAGATAAATATAACTTTTACTTAATGACTACACGCAATCAGTAAAAAGAAGACTTCGATGAAAACATTAAATTTACACAACAATTCCTTGCAAGATAACGTGGCACTTTGTTACATTTGATATACACATTCTGTGCCATTAGTAATTCACTATTCTTTCAGATGAATTTTGTATTAAAATGAACGAGAACTTGGATAAGAAATCATATTGTATCTCAAATGTTTGAGGAGACAGCCCGATGATGATTTCGGCCGTAATCATCAAGAATGTTAGCTGGTTTGCTCTTCATCTTGGGAGGAGGGAATGTCTGACCTAAAGTTCATCAAACAAATTTATAACAGTTTAATGGCTTATTTCAATGCTCAACCTAAACACATGTAAAATAAAACACGCAGCAAAACATTGATTTGTGTCAACGTCTCGTGTTCTACCATTCCTTGATAAATACGTGGCAAAAACCTAATTTGAACTCCAATGTGTCaacgtttttttcttctcagaaTTGTCACGAAATTTTATGCAATCATAAGGTATGATGAACACATGGATAGGCTATAAAAAAACAAGAAATAGGACTGAAAAAATATTGGGAAGAGGTACAATAGTCCTGACCCAGTCAAAAACACCAGAGCTTTGATTGGTGtatgaccaactcggcctgggttataaatcattggtttattggcataagtttttcttaaatttttttgttttttgttggtatatataggcctaccatgtattcattcctgttggaaatttgaagaaaattcattGGGATTTAaaggagaaatccatgaaataacgGCGGCGAGTGTGGAAAGTTGTGGTATAGCACTCCAAATGCACATTTATGACTgtgatttcatggatttatcctccaaatcttgatgaattctcttcaaatttccaccaggaatgaataaaatgtacgcctatatatatagcaacaacaaaaaacaatataaggaaaacctatgccaataaaccaatgatttacaacccaggccgagttggtaggccgagttggtaataggccgagttgccccGTAATCCTTTGATTAGCCATTGGACACCTACCCCATTGAGAATGGGACATATTCTCAAAGTTTTCATCATCTTCCTCATCAAGCTGTGGCACATTAGGATCTAAGTGTGGATTGCCGATGCTGTTACCAGTGATGCCCAATAGCATGTTGTGACCTGAAACAGAGGCAGAGTTGACGTCTGCTGAAAGTTGACGTCTGCTACACTAACTGACAAGCCAATTCttatgataatcttcaactgaACTCGAGATCTGTAGTATATCATGAAGAAGTTTAGTTTatcgaaaacaaacaaaatgtccATACGGTCTGCTGTAAAAAGTCGCTGTCAAATTTTATAACTTACCTATATTATGCATATTTGGTCCCCTCATGTTGTTGAAGCCCATCGGTGTGGATGATCGGCGGGCTATTTGATTCGCAAACGGTGTGTCCGACTGAAAAACAAAATAGGGAATAGGGTAAGTTGTTACAAACCGTAGGCCTACACTTTTCAGATCTTTCAACCCTTTTTGTTTTCCACAACGAGAATAGTGGTTCAAGGTAAAGAGTTCTAGCAGGACACGGCACCCTGTCTTTCTCAGTTTTCTCCAGTTGACACTGACTGCCCTGCCTTTTTTAATGTCATTAGTGGCCAATGCATTTCCATTCCAGGGCACTGCACCCTGCCTTTTCTTTACGGCTCTGTCCTTTTTTGCCTGGCCTTTTAATATTTCAGCTGAAACGCACCGAATAATATTGTTAACAATGATTGAGCGTTGAAAGATGGTAAGATGAACACTAAGattctaatgaaatggccagggccattgtgctcacctcatgtggaggaaagatggataaagagcatggtattgtgtcatgtagtgttaggtttgatgtaggtccaagcaattacaatttccccaaaatggccaatttacagtacattcgacctctgtgaccttgaaaagtaggtcaaatcaaagaagccccgggtgacacattgaatggttgttagaattagatgtacctatgatataaaattggtgccaatcgggcaagtcattactaggaataatggcattttgaagaatttaggatttggccccctccctggaggccaaacggcaaatcagatcgcaccaaacttcggtacctgagatcacctgaccaaggggtacatgtgtacttaatttgtgatcaatagtcattgcagttaagaaacgtgccatagttacggcctgacggcgaatttacgccatttgacctctgtgaccttgacaagaaggtcaaattaaaaacctgtgtgacatatactgtatggtggttagatgtacccatgatatcaaattagtggcaatcgggcaagaagttaaggaataatcacatttttaaggtttttggattttgcaacctggtggtcaagtggtgaatcatattggaccaaacttcggtccctgagatcacctgactaaggggtaaatgtgtaccaaatttggtatcaatagtcattgcagtttagaaacgtgccatcgttacatcctaatggccaatttacaccatttgacctctgtgaccttgaaaaggaggtcaaatcaaaaacccggaggatatatgatgcacctttgctagaagtacctaccatatttttttcaaaatttcccgactactattaagggagatattgcatattttcacttttaacgtttggccccctggtggccaaaccatgaaacgaatcggaccgaaacttggtctccaaggtgtcattacataagggtacatgtgtaccaagtttcaactcaatagctttaacagttacgaaacgtgccctgctaacggacgacggacgacgacggacgacgacgacgacgacgatgacgacgacgacgacgacgacggacgacggacgacggacgccacggtatgggataagctcacctctgctaagaggtgagctaaaaattgtaAAATGGGTAAGACTAACATTAAGGGAGAAGCTTTTTAAGGGAAGTATGCATATTTGATGCTTTAAAACCACCTGAGAGTCATTGGATAAGGCACTTTCAACACCAGGCATGGGGCCGAGAGTATACCTACCCTGAATGTATGCGTCGTACTCGGCCTGTTATCTAGAGGCACCTGGTAGTACCGCTCCCGATCCCGAATGGGGACTCGGGAATCCTTGTCAGCCACCGCACTGCTGGCACGATTAGAAAAGTGGGCCTTTCTCTGAAACAGCAGGCAGAAAGACATGCTAAGAAGCAGCTGAGGACTACAGAAGCTACAGGAGCAATTCATAGGGAAAGACAAGAGCACAGGAAGAGTTTCGGCTCAGAAATCCCTTCGTTCCATGACGACAATTGAAGATGCTGTACTTGTGCAAGAATTTGGTCAAGTGTCATTTGCCCACTTGGAGAGAATGAGGAAATATCGCAATGAGGGTATTGGAAATGCATTGGAAGAGCCTAGTTCAAAGCTTGGCATTAATTAGCCATGATTACGTTTACCGTATTCATTACCTTTACCGTATTCATTACCTTTACCGTATTCATTACCTTTACCGTATTCATACGAGACTAGTAAAGGAGGGCTACGTACATGCTACTGAACTCAATTTTTATCTAAATGACATTTGACCACCTTCTATTAAATCCACAAGCATTTTCAATCGCTTGCAAAAGCGAAACCACCAAAGTGAATTTATCATGTTTTCTTTCTGCCCAAGGGCCAATAGCCTAAATTTCAAATGTACAGTCACTCGTATATGTTGACTATTAGTCTATGACTCATTCTAGTAAGGAAGAATATAAGCATATACATCGAAAATAATTAAAGGACAGTATTGGTAGCTGAATCTCCGTAACAAAGTTGATATCAGTGTCTTTCTTCCCCGATTGCTTTTAACATGTCGGGTCCACACATTTTAAAAGTGGTGAcactttaaaaagtttctttagAAATCATTATTGAGACATCCCTAAATCATTTAACGATCACACAATGCACCCAGATGTCTCAAGACCCCCTCAAAATTCATCTAAAGTAACAAAACTgtgaaaatatcactttttaAAAAGTATCAAACAACAAAATTTTGCATCCACGCATTAAAAAATCGTGATAACACGCCAGTAAGTCCGAAacgttcaaatcaaaagccagggATGACAATGATATCAATTCCCAATTCTGAAAAGGAGACATAGATACCAGCACCAGGGAGCAGGATTTGCTACAGGGAGTAAAGACACTTAAAATCTATGTTAACCTAAGGAAAAAAGCCATAAAATACTCGGTCTGTAATACTTACAGGGCCGCGTTGTGAAGGAGGTGGGTTGTCGGGCGTTTCCACCAGACCGATGGGAGGAAGAGCACCATTTCTGAACATATACCCAGGTGATGATAACCGGTCATTCGGTAATTGACTTCTTTCGGCAAACATGTGGTCCTGTAATTGCAACCTGTGTCCACGCACTATCTCGATTTTCTTTTTGTCATCCTCCTGTACAAATGAATAAGTTTTTCGATTAGAAATTGAACGATTCAGAAAATAGAGCCCCTCAAGATAGAATGTACTGGATAGAATAATACTCAAGTTTCATCGCTCTAAGTCTAAGACTGCTTCATTAATTACTACAAAATCAATACAAATGCAAAGCTTAACCATGACGTTCATGAACCTACCACACTAGGTGTTTTAGCCCGATCAATTGGAGCCAGTCGGACTGGGACCCGCTGAGCACCTTTTCTCGCCGACGACAGCCTGTTTTCCTGCACCTTAACACTCGTAGGTCGAACGAATCGATTCAGACTCGATCCGGGCCGCATAACAACATCCCTCGATGTGGAAGGCTCATCGCTGCAACGGAAATAGAAACGATGTTGTTAAAGTAAATGAAGGTTTTCAAACAGCGAATTATCAAAATGACGACATTGAATGAATTGATGGTTTAGATAGAAGTAAACATCAAATACaaggtggaacctcccttagcggacacctctctattagggacactagtttcggtcccaaattgttttcattcaatttgacctctctaattaggacacctctctttgaaggacagcacttgtcagtcccgagggtgtcctttctagagaggttctactgtagttcttACTTTAAGTTCGATTTTTCCCTGCTTTGTAACGCTTTGGTAGATATGGTTAGCACACCAGCTAATGTTCTCGTCCCATCAAATGATGGCTGTGCAGTCGACAACCTTATCGGCATGggctgaaaaataaaacaaagacAACCATCATACGGAGTCACATTACAGCTTGGGCAattgaaataaatgaataagTGTGTTGGTTTTTGGCTGTCGTGATGCAGCCAAAGGAATCTAACCGGCACTATGAATGAATTGTTATGTAACAAATAGTACAGAATTTCCTACAGATGATGTGATAGTGGTTAGTTGTCGGATTTATGCTGTTTGATACATACATCCGATTCTGAAATAATACTATCGGCGATGCTATTCATGGGATGAAAATAAAGTTGAGCACTGTGAATGTGATACCATCTGGTTCCTGAAACTGCTCTGAACTGCTTATGAACGAAAGCATATTCTCACCTTACGTTTTTACCAGGCCATTCAAAACTCTCTAATGAATGAATTAGAATTCAAAAGCAGACTGTCAGCAATCGTTCCAATTAAAGAACAGACAGCTGGATCAAACCTCCACCTATATCAAACTGTGTCAAATTGCAAAGATATTCAAAGACTTTCAAACTTCAGAAAAATAAGGGTGCAACTGTGCTGTCACACAAAATGTTGTACTTGTTTCGTAAACATTTTCAGACATGATCAAGGTGAAATTGAAGACATTCAGAATGTGTGCTAGTGATCTGACTGTCCATCAGATGGCAGCATCGTTGATCGTGCGTGACTGGGATTTTGAGCAACGAGACGAAGTTATTCCAACATGCATAATGGTTGAGGACTCGTACCGGTAGGCGGGAAAGGGGGAAATCAAGCATATCTTTCATGACGCATACAGAATGAGCTTTGCACTGAAACAAACATAATATCAACAAAATGTCTTGTAACTTAAAGGGACAAATAGGCAGCAGTGAGGCAGGTAAGAcgaagttacacaaagtcgccaataggggtctctcacatctcacagtacatcgaaatgatTTATGCTggttgaagatggccaaattagcccctctgctcctgcctatagcccccctttTAAAATTGGGTAGTGTGGAAGAAATTCcatcaacaacaaaacaaatctTTTCTCAACTCACTGAAAAGGTTTTTGTGACCAAAAAAGACGCAAAACAAGAACAAATTCTGGCGATTAGGGCCTCGTACACAGACTTTCAGATGATGACTTCTCAAAAGGAACTAGGCATGACATTAAACGAGCAACTTTTTTCACTCACCCTGTCAATTATCCGACTGAATGATAATTCTCTCACTGGCAACGGATCAATTGCTGAAATTCTCGTTGACGATAAGTTAGGTATCATGTCAACATGCTCATCATAACCTTTTGGATCATCTGAAGCAAGAAGTAAATATGTAAGTGGTTTGAGCAAATGTAGCATATTGGTGAACATGATTGTGGACATGAAGATAAGGAATAATGGGAGAAATGTAGACTTGAAAATTATGTATAGAAAACAACCTAAGTAAGGGATAGCTTCCCATTATTCTGACTCATCAcgaagtgagaaacaagagtagcttgcaaTGGGCTCGAGCTCTGGCCAAAGATGGAGTCGACAGGTTCATCCTGTTTTAGAGGAATACTCCCTCGAAAAGGAAATTCCCTTCCAAGTGCATAGAGAATGCTAAGAAGACGAAATACCATGCACCAATGATAGTGTTCGGTGAATATCTACTATTGTCACATACAGAACTATTTCTTCCTTTGGCTGGCAATGTGCTAGAAGTGTCACCAAGTGAGTTCGGCAGATTTCACTTACCTATTACAACCCGATCTCTGAACATCCTCAGGATGTCTCTCATCCAAGAAACAATCTGCAACAGTAAAAGATACAGAATGAAACTTCAGGCAAGGTCAGCAATACTGTCAActggacctttttatttttgtgacgTGGCAAAATTTCGGACAAAGTTTGTTTCTTCGCTATTTTATTTTGGTGCATTGCAAATTTTTTCTGTTGTTATTCCAATCAAAAATATTGTTGCCGTCTCATACTGTCAATAGCACAGAATCAACTCCTTCTGTGTTTGGAATTTTCGCGATACATCCTAGACACTCGGTGCGTTTTCCATAACAAAGTCGGTTGTCCAAGAAAGCTCTGCCGGACTCACCTCTGACCAGGCTATATCGAAAGTCATACTAGATACACTATCTCGTAAACAGGCATTCGGTGTCAACGGAGGAAAACCCTTTTTCGTAACTCGCGGATGATAATGTCTCCGAAATATAGCGTCTTCCTCCCTGCAAATAAAGCAATGAACCTTGTAACACGAACCACTAATAacataaataataataaatataaatatagaatttgtaaagcgcctttccaggtcaccctgctca is drawn from Lineus longissimus chromosome 1, tnLinLong1.2, whole genome shotgun sequence and contains these coding sequences:
- the LOC135489240 gene encoding protein FAM149B1-like isoform X3, translated to MSGLDCTNLRRTKHQKMTVCEKPPSDVLEKPLEEVLIIKGRGISRGSIESHPLPDQNDDEIGSVPHYFLDSVKEALRSHSHVTPGVSGRSSPTEGAQESHSGWTTGNTTERSSLYSSYEWEDDEFDRQNSRRVRRLFEEIDSMLFEESREPEHLTNLYKECQEWVASFPHFRILGAQVFPPTDMGFQLIPVEATRPSTGSMLVDVTEQDMSLSQECNGLSISGKSVSVMTPRIDRKKAAMTTDEEARSNPFAFVEEEVFAQDGYYEDVVAVDYKSEEDAIFRRHYHPRVTKKGFPPLTPNACLRDSVSSMTFDIAWSEIVSWMRDILRMFRDRVVIDDPKGYDEHVDMIPNLSSTRISAIDPLPVRELSFSRIIDRPMPIRLSTAQPSFDGTRTLAGVLTISTKALQSREKSNLNDEPSTSRDVVMRPGSSLNRFVRPTSVKVQENRLSSARKGAQRVPVRLAPIDRAKTPSVEDDKKKIEIVRGHRLQLQDHMFAERSQLPNDRLSSPGYMFRNGALPPIGLVETPDNPPPSQRGPRKAHFSNRASSAVADKDSRVPIRDRERYYQVPLDNRPSTTHTFRSDTPFANQIARRSSTPMGFNNMRGPNMHNIGHNMLLGITGNSIGNPHLDPNVPQLDEEDDENFENMSHSQWVPSQTPNNPYRRGRQLSQVVR